The genomic window CGCATCAGCGCCGCCGAGCCGAGAACACAGTCGAGCCGGGTGGCCGCCACCATCCCGATGATGGTGCGGATCCCGCGCCCCTCCTTCCCGACGCGGCGCGCCCATGTGCCGCCGAACTCGACCTCGCCCGACGCGTTCGACCGGTTGCCCAGCTTGTCCTTGAGCCGCTGGATCGCGAAGGCGTTGCGCGTGCCGTCGTCGAGCACCCGGGGCACGAGGAAGCAGGTCAGCCCTCCGGGGGCCTGCGCGAGCACGAGGAACCCGTCGCACATCGGCGCCGAGCAGAACCACTTGTGCCCCGTCAGCTCGTACTCCCCGGCCGCCGCCAGCGGCACCGCGCGGGTCGTGTTCGTCCGTACGTCGCTGCCGCCCTGCTTCTCCGTCATGCCCATCCCGAACAGGGCCCCCGGCTTCCGGCCGGCCGGCCGCAGGCCCGGCTCGTACACCCGTGAGGTGAGCCGGGGCTCCCACTCGGCGGCGAGCACCGGGTCCGTGCGCAGCGCGGGCACCGCGGCGTGCGTCATCGACACCGGGCAGCCGTGCCCGGCCTCCACCTGCGACCAGACCAGGAACCCCGCGGCGCGCCGCACATGCCCGCCGGGCCGACCCCAGGCGTTCGTCAGCCCCGAGCCGACCGCCTTGCCCAGGAGCCGGTGCCAGGCCGGATGGAACTCCACCTCGTCGATCCGGTTGCCGTACCGGTCGTGCGTGCGCAGCACCGGCGGAAAGGCGTTGGCCTGTTCCCCCCACCGCTGGGCCTGGGCCGAGCCCGCGGTTCTGCCGAGCAGCGCCAGCTCCTCCCGGGCCTCGGCGAGGAGCCCCGGCGGCCCGGGCGCGAGATGCCGCTCCACCGCCTCGGCGAGCGGGCGGTCCGTCGTGAAGACGTCGTACCCCACCAGGGGCGGAGCCTGGTTGGTCACGGTGTGGGTGCTGGTCGCCATGCCGATACGGTAAGGAGGTGCAGGCAGCAAACGAAACACCCGAGCGGCCCCCCTCCGGCCGTCTCCACCGGGCGCAGGTCCTCTACCGCAACGTCTCCAAGCGGAGGCTGGCCTGGCTGCTGCTGAAGGACACCGTCAATTCCTGCATCGAGTACCGCATCCTCGGGCTCGCGGCGGAGGCGGCGTTCTTCACGCTGCTGTCCCTGCCTCCGCTGCTCCTGGGCATGCTGGGCCTGCTCGGCTACGTCGACAACTGGACCAGCACCACCACCGTCGCCTCGATCCAGGAGAACATCCTCGGCGCGGCCGGCACCGTGCTCTCCGACCGCGGCGTCAACGAGATCGCCAAGCCCCTGCTGGAGGACGTCACCCGCGGCGGCAGGCCGGACGTGATCTCCCTCGGCTTCGCGATCGCCCTGTGGTCGGGGTCGCGGGCCGTGAACGTCTTCATCGACACCATCACCGTGATGTACGGGCTCGACGGGCAGCGCGGCATCGTCGCCACCCGGCTGCTGGCCTTCCTGCTCTACCTCATCGCCCTGCTGATCGGCGCGGTCGTGCTGCCGCTCGCGGTGGTCGGCCCCGACCGGGTCGTCGAGTTCCTCCCCTTCGGGACGGAAGTCGTCGCCGTCCTGTACTGGCCGGTGGTGATCCTGCTCTCGATCGCCTTCCTCACCACGCTCTACCACGTGTCCGTGCCGGTCAGGTCGCCGTGGGCCGAGGACATCCCGGGCGCCCTGGTCGCCCTCGCGATGTGGGTGCTGGGCAGCTTCGTGCTGCGGATCTACCTGACCAGCACGGTGGAGGGCCCCACCATCTACGGATCGCTCGCGGCGCCCATCGCCGTACTGCTGTGGATCGGCATCTCCGCGTTCGCCGTCCTGGTCGGCGCCGCCGTGAACGCCGCCATCGACCGTGTCTGGCCGTCCGTCGCCACGGCCGCCGCCCGCGCCGCCAACGAGCGCGTGCGCGCCGCCCACGCCGCCGAGCTGGTCGCCAGGGCGCGGCTGGCGGAGGGGGAGAGCGAGGACTGGGAGGAAGGCGAGAACGGCGGGGTCATGCCGTCCGAGTTCCCCGAGCGCTGGTCGAAGTTCCTGCCCCCGGACGATGTGAAGTCCCGGCTCCAGTCGGGCCGGGACCACCGGCAGCGCCCCTAGGTCGTGCCGTCAGAGTCCCGTCCGCAAAGTCCCGTCCGCCCTGAGGACGCGCACGCGCTGCTTTCGACGACACGGCCAGGCCCTGCCGGGGCCGCTAGGGCGTGTTGCGAAAGTCCCGTCTGCGCGGCGGCGTCTGGCACGCACGCTCGCGGCGTTGTCGGTCGTCGGCGCAGCCCGCTGCGCTCTCCTTCCTCCGCCTTGCGATCGCACGCACCAGACGCCGCCGCGCCCGCCCTACGGGCGGACGACGCTACTTTCGCAACACGCCCTAGCCTCGGGGACATGTACGCGGAGCGGGCCTCGCGCCTCGACGGGGCCGTCGTCTGGAGCCGCAGCGAGTCCGGCGGCGGGCCGGTGGTGCCCGTGCTGCCCGACGGCTGCATGGACCTGCTGTGGAGCGACGGGAGGCTGCTCGTCGCCGGGCCCGACACGCACGCGTACGCCCCGCCCGGCACACGCGCCCGGTACGCGGGCGTACGGTTCCCTCCGGGCTACGCGCCCGCGTTCTTCGGGGTCCCCGCGCACGAGCTGAGGGACCGGCGGGCCGAGCTCGCGGAGCTGTGGCCCGCCGGACGCGTCCGGCGGCTGGCCGAGCGCATCGGGGACACCCCGGACCCGGTCGCGGAACTGGAGGCCCAGGCCCTGCGGCACGCCGCCGACGTACCGGCGCCCGATCCGCTGCTGAGGGCGGTCGCCGCCGCCCTGGACCGCGGCTGGTCCGTCGCCGCCACCGCCGAAGCCGTGGGGCTCGGCGCACGGCAGCTGCACCGCAGGTCCCTGGACGCCTTCGGGTACGGGCCCAAGACACTCGCGCGGGTGCTGCGGCTCCAGCGGGCCCTGGGGCTCGTACGGGCCGAAGTGCCCTACGCAGAGGCCGCGCTCGCCGCGGGCTGCACCGACCAGGCGCACCTCGCACGGGAGATGCGGGACCTGACCGGGCTCACCCTGGGCGCCTATGCCGCGTTGGCGAACAGCGAGACCCCCGAGCCGTCGGGGTCGAGCACGACCGCGTAGCGCTGCCCCCAGACGGCGTCCCAGGGCTTGAGGTGGCCGCGATGGCCTGCCGCGACGAGCTCTTCGTACACCTTGTCCACCTCGGCCGGGCTGTCGCAGAGGAAGCACAGACCGATGCGGTCACCGCCCTCGGGCCGGGTCCAGCCCGGATCGAAGGACCTGACGGTCTCCTCCGTGTCGAACAGCACGCGCAGTCCGCTCGGCAGCACCGCCTCGGCGTGCGGCGCGGAGTCGGCGTCCGCGGGGATGTCCAGGCCGAGACGGCGGTAGAAGGCGAGCGAGGCGGCCATGTCGGCGACGACGAGGCCGATGGCGTCGAATCGTGGAGTCATGCCCCCACCGTAGGAACCCGTCCGGCCCGTGGTCTTGTACGAATCGGACGCCTGCCAAGGGACCGCGTCACGGATTCGTAAGGGGGCGGGCGCACCGCCGGAGGCCCGGACGGACGAGACTGGGCGCATGCAGAACATCCTGGTCGTCGACGACGATCCGACCGTCGCCGAAGTCGTCACCGGCTATCTGGAGCGCGCCGGCTTCGCCGTGCACCGCGCGGCCGACGGCCCGCAGGCGCTGCGGGCGGCGGGGGAGCGGTGGCCGGACCTGGTCGTCCTGGACCTGATGCTCCCCGGCATGGACGGGCTCGAGGTCTGCCGCAGACTGCGCGGCCGGGCCCCGGTGCCGGTGATCATGCTGACCGCGCGCGGGGACGAGGACGACCGGATCCTGGGCCTGGAGATCGGCGCGGACGACTACGTCACCAAGCCGTTCAGCCCGCGCGAGCTGGTGCTGCGCGTCGAGTCGGTGCTGCGCCGCAGCCAGGCCGCGGCGGGCGCGCCGCCCGTCGGGGAAGCCGTCAGCCGCGCGGGCATCACGCTGGACCCGGCCGCCCGCCGCGCCGTCAAGGACGGGCGCGAACTGGCCCTGACGCTGCGGGAGTTCGACCTCCTCGCCCATCTGATGCGCCACCCCGGGCAGGCGATCGGCCGGGAGCGGCTGATGCACGAGGTGTGGGGCTGGGAGTTCGGTGATCTGTCGACGGTCACCGTCCATGTCCGGCGGCTGCGCGGCAAGATCGAGGACGATCCGGCCAGGCCGCGGCTGATCCAGACCGTGTGGGGGGTCGGGTACCGCTTCGACGTCCCCGAGGAATCCGGCGCGGGGGAGGCGCACGCCCGGGAGGGTGGGAACGGGGGGAACGGGGGGAACGGGGGGCACGGGAGGCCCGGCGGAAACGGCGGAAACGGCGGAAACGGCACACCGGTACGCGCCGACGACGTACCGGTGCGCGCGGACGACGCAACACCGGCCGAAGGGGCGTGAACGCCATGAGCGACTTCCTCCTCATCGCACTCTTCTCGTTCCTCGGCGCCGCCGCGGCCGGACTGCTCGGCGCCTTCGTCCTGCGCCTGCTGCGGCACCGGACGGTCACCGTGTCCCTGACCGTCGTCGCCGCGGTCACCGTCCTCGCCATGCTCGCCGGGACCCTCGCGGTCGCCCAGGCGATGTTCCTGAACTCGCACGACCTCCAGGTCGTCACCATGGTCGTCGCGATGGCCGCGATCGTGTCGCTCGCCACGGCGCTGCTCCTCGGCCGCTGGGTCGTCGCGCGCAGCCGCGAACTGGTCCGCGCGGCCCGTACGTTCGGCGAGGACGGCAGCTTCGCCGCGCCCGGCAGCGCGGCCACGGCCGAGCTCGCCGAGCTGAGCAAGGAGCTCGAAGCCACCAGCGCCCGGCTGGCCGCGTCCCGGGAGCGGGAGCGGGCCCTGGAGACCTCCCGGCGGGAGCTCGTGGCCTGGATCTCGCACGATCTGCGCACCCCGCTCGCCGGGCTGCGCGCGATGTCGGAGGCGCTGGAGGACGGCGTCGTCCAGGACCCGGAGCGGTACTTCAAGCAGATCCGCACCGAGGTCGACCGGCTGAACGAGATGGTCGGGGACCTCTTCGAACTCTCCCGCATCCACGCCGGGGCGCTCGCCCTCACGCCGACCCGGATGTCGGTCTACGACCTCGTCGGCGAGGCCCTCGCGGGCGCCGACCCGCTCGCGCGCGAGCACGGGGTGCGGCTGGTGGGGGACCGGGTCGAGCCGGTGCCGGTCGAGGTGGACGGCAAGGAGATGACGAGGGTCCTGGCCAATCTGCTCGTCAACGCGATCCGCCGGACACCGGCCGACGGAACGGTCGCGGTCGCGGCGGAGCGCCGCGCGGGCTCGGTCGTGCTGTCGGTGACGGACGGGTGCGGGGGGATCCCGGAGGAGGACCTGCCGCGCGTCTTCGACACCGGTTGGCGGGGCAGCCAGGCGAGGACGCCCCCGGCGGGGGCGGGGCTGGGGCTGGCGATCGTACGGGGCATCGTGGAGGCGCACGAGGGCCGTGCGGACGTGCGGAACGTGTCGGGCGGTTGCCGCTTCGAGGTCACCCTCCCGCTGAGCGCCGCCCCGCCCGGCGCCTGACGCCACGGCCGGAGGCCGCAGGGGGCAAGCCCCCAGGCCCCCGTACGGCCTTCGGCCGTGTCCTCAAACTCCCCCAGAGCTTCGCCTGGGAGGTGCCCCCAACGGGCTGGAAAACCCAGCCCCTCCGGCGTTTGAGGAGCGGGGTCTGGGGCGGAGCCCCAGTTACGGGAAGGGGCGGGGTGGGGGAAGGAGCCCGGCGCCGGCAGGCCGGGGCCCGGCCTGCCGGCGCCGGGCCCCGGCAGGCCCAGAGCCTCAGGCCGGCCCCGTCAGGCCGGAGCCTCAGGCCGGCGCCGTCTGGCGCCAGGCGGCGGAGGCCACCGAGGGCTCCATGCTGATGCGGGCCACCGCGCTCTCCACGGCCGTGCTGTCCGTGCCCTCCGCCGTGATCTCGGCACGGATCCGCACCAGCCCGGCCTCGCCCTCCACCGCGTCCGCCTCCGCCGACTGGACGGCGTGGAGTCGGCTCTCCGGGCCGGTCAGGGACTGGATCAGGAGGGTGCGGACATGCGCCTCGTGCTCCGCCGAGACGACCGCCTCGACGCAGTACGGCACCGGCACCTCGTCCCCCGAGCCCGGCCGGCGGTCGATGGTGCGGGTCGCGGACCGCAGGGCCGTGTTCACCGCGACGATCGCCACCGCGCCCGCGAGGGCCTCCCACGGCTTCCCGGCCCCGGCCAGGCAGCCGACGGCGGCCGAACACCACAGCGTCGCCGCGGTGTTGATGCCCGTCACATTGAGCCCGTCGCGCATGATGACACCGGCACCGAGGAAGCCGATGCCGGAGACGACCTGCGCGGCGACCCGGCTGGGCGAGGAGTCGTCGAACGAACCGGAGAGCAGGACGAACAGTGCGGCACCCGTGGCGACCAGGGTGTTCGTACGCAGTCCGGCCATGCGCTGGCGCCACTGGCGCTCGATGCCGATGAGCGCGCCGGAGAGCATGCCGGTGCCGAGGCCGAGGGTGAAGTGGATCGCGTTCATGGGGTACCTCCGTCCGCGTGGCGCGCACGGCCGAGGATCGTGCCGCGGCGGCGGGGCCTGCCGACGGCACGGTCCACGTGCGGTGCGGACCGGTGCGGGGAACGAAACCGGGGGCGGAGGGGCCGGAGGGGTACGGCACAGCGCCGTACGCCGGAGACCGACCCGGCACACCGGGGGAGTCAGAAGATCAGAAAGACCGGGGGCTGCCCTGGGGGCGGCGTGGACTGGGAGGTTCTGCGGTCATCGCTGCCCCCTTTCCGGTTGCCCGTGAGGAAGAAATCGACGGGCCGACCCGAAGAAGTGTGCCTTTTGTTCCGCCTGCAAGCAAACCCGCTCGTGAGGACCTCTGCCCATCCGCGCGGCCTGCCCGGCCGGGCGCGTCACCACCCTCAGCGATCGGCCCCGGGCGGATCTCCGCCCGCCGCACGCACCGCCAGCCGGCGGGTGTGGTCCGCCCCGTGGACGCCGGACGTCCCGCCCTTGCGCAGCGTAACGAGACCGGCGTCACGCAGTACCTTCGGATGCAGCGGCACCTTCGGACACAAGGGCGCGCCGCTACGCACCCGCCTTGCGGCGTGGTGCGTGGCGGCGCGCCCTGTCAGGAGGCCGATTCCGCGGCGCCCTCCCGGCGCCGCGTCGTCAGCCGAGCGTGAGCATCGACGTCCAGCCGATCTCACCGACCTGGTAGCGCGTCCCGTGAACGGTGCGGCCGCCGGGGTAGAACCAGAGCTTCCCGTCCGGGGTGACCGCCCAGAAGTCCGGGATGCCGTCCCCGGTGGCGTCCGGGGTGCCACGGAGCAGGGGCATGCTGGCCTTGCCCCAGCCTGCGGTTCCGTAGACCTCGTCCTTGCCGGTGGCCGAGTTGCCCGCCAGGGCGAGGGAGTTCAGGTCGACACCGCCGCCCGCGGCCGGCTTGCCGTGGCGCAGTTGCAGTCCCTTGTCCACGTACTCGGCGCGGAAGAGCATGTCCGCGACGCCGTCCCCGGTGAAGTCGGCGACGGTGAGGATGTCCCGGTCCGCCCATGCCGCGTCGTGGAGCAGGCGTGCCTCCTTGAACGCGCCTCCGGTGTAGCCGGTGAACGCCCACAGGTCGTCGCCCGCGATGGCGAAGACATCGGGGAGCTTGTCGCCCGTGACGTCCTGGGTGGTGACGATCTCGGTGAGCGTCGCCGGATCCGGCGCGTTCGCGGGCAGCAGCACGTCCAGCCGCCGCTTGATGTCGAAACTGCCGTAACCGTCACCGGGGTAGAGCGAGAGCTTCCCGTCCGGCGTCCGCGCGAGCATGTCGGTGATGCCGTCGCCCGGGTACCAGTCAGCGGTGTGGCTGATCAGGGTCGCCGGCGAACCGTCGCTCCCCTTCCAGAAACCGTCGGCCAGCGGCTTGCCGCCGTCGTGCGCGGCCGGGGTGTGGACGTGCAGGTCGCCGCGGCTGTCGCCGCCGTAGGAGCGCAGGTTGCCGGTGCTGTCGACCGCCAGCATGTCGTCGTAGGTGTCACCGTTGACGTCGCCCGGCTCGTCGCCCGAGTCGCGCGGACTGACGTAGTGCAGGTACTTCGTGGCCGTGGGCGACATGTTGCCGGCCGCGTCGACCGACTTCACGTAGAGGATGTTGGGCCCGGCGTACGGCGGTGAGAGCGGCACACCGTCCGCGGCGTCGGCGACGGTGGCGCCCAGGTGGTAGCTCTCGAAGTTGAACGAGTAGACGAACCTGACCGTGCCGTCCCCGGTCGCGGCCGGAGTGATCTTGAAGTCGCCTCCGGTGCCGAACGGGACGGTGCTCCACGGCTGCTGCTCGTCGTCGGCCATCGGGAAGACGGTGGAGCTCACGTCGGGCGAGTTCGGCGCGGTCGAGTCGTACACGAAACCGCAGTCGACCGTGCCCGCCGGGGCGTACGTGGAGGCTGCCCCGCTGTTGTCGAGGGCTCGTACGCGCCAGAAGTACGTCTTTCCGTTGACGAACTTGGTCTCGGTGCCGTCGGCTCCGTCGAGGGAGACGGACGCCTTGCCGG from Streptomyces sp. FIT100 includes these protein-coding regions:
- a CDS encoding VOC family protein gives rise to the protein MTPRFDAIGLVVADMAASLAFYRRLGLDIPADADSAPHAEAVLPSGLRVLFDTEETVRSFDPGWTRPEGGDRIGLCFLCDSPAEVDKVYEELVAAGHRGHLKPWDAVWGQRYAVVLDPDGSGVSLFANAA
- a CDS encoding AraC family transcriptional regulator, yielding MYAERASRLDGAVVWSRSESGGGPVVPVLPDGCMDLLWSDGRLLVAGPDTHAYAPPGTRARYAGVRFPPGYAPAFFGVPAHELRDRRAELAELWPAGRVRRLAERIGDTPDPVAELEAQALRHAADVPAPDPLLRAVAAALDRGWSVAATAEAVGLGARQLHRRSLDAFGYGPKTLARVLRLQRALGLVRAEVPYAEAALAAGCTDQAHLAREMRDLTGLTLGAYAALANSETPEPSGSSTTA
- a CDS encoding response regulator transcription factor translates to MQNILVVDDDPTVAEVVTGYLERAGFAVHRAADGPQALRAAGERWPDLVVLDLMLPGMDGLEVCRRLRGRAPVPVIMLTARGDEDDRILGLEIGADDYVTKPFSPRELVLRVESVLRRSQAAAGAPPVGEAVSRAGITLDPAARRAVKDGRELALTLREFDLLAHLMRHPGQAIGRERLMHEVWGWEFGDLSTVTVHVRRLRGKIEDDPARPRLIQTVWGVGYRFDVPEESGAGEAHAREGGNGGNGGNGGHGRPGGNGGNGGNGTPVRADDVPVRADDATPAEGA
- a CDS encoding sensor histidine kinase KdpD gives rise to the protein MSDFLLIALFSFLGAAAAGLLGAFVLRLLRHRTVTVSLTVVAAVTVLAMLAGTLAVAQAMFLNSHDLQVVTMVVAMAAIVSLATALLLGRWVVARSRELVRAARTFGEDGSFAAPGSAATAELAELSKELEATSARLAASRERERALETSRRELVAWISHDLRTPLAGLRAMSEALEDGVVQDPERYFKQIRTEVDRLNEMVGDLFELSRIHAGALALTPTRMSVYDLVGEALAGADPLAREHGVRLVGDRVEPVPVEVDGKEMTRVLANLLVNAIRRTPADGTVAVAAERRAGSVVLSVTDGCGGIPEEDLPRVFDTGWRGSQARTPPAGAGLGLAIVRGIVEAHEGRADVRNVSGGCRFEVTLPLSAAPPGA
- a CDS encoding YihY/virulence factor BrkB family protein: MQAANETPERPPSGRLHRAQVLYRNVSKRRLAWLLLKDTVNSCIEYRILGLAAEAAFFTLLSLPPLLLGMLGLLGYVDNWTSTTTVASIQENILGAAGTVLSDRGVNEIAKPLLEDVTRGGRPDVISLGFAIALWSGSRAVNVFIDTITVMYGLDGQRGIVATRLLAFLLYLIALLIGAVVLPLAVVGPDRVVEFLPFGTEVVAVLYWPVVILLSIAFLTTLYHVSVPVRSPWAEDIPGALVALAMWVLGSFVLRIYLTSTVEGPTIYGSLAAPIAVLLWIGISAFAVLVGAAVNAAIDRVWPSVATAAARAANERVRAAHAAELVARARLAEGESEDWEEGENGGVMPSEFPERWSKFLPPDDVKSRLQSGRDHRQRP
- a CDS encoding acyl-CoA dehydrogenase family protein, whose amino-acid sequence is MATSTHTVTNQAPPLVGYDVFTTDRPLAEAVERHLAPGPPGLLAEAREELALLGRTAGSAQAQRWGEQANAFPPVLRTHDRYGNRIDEVEFHPAWHRLLGKAVGSGLTNAWGRPGGHVRRAAGFLVWSQVEAGHGCPVSMTHAAVPALRTDPVLAAEWEPRLTSRVYEPGLRPAGRKPGALFGMGMTEKQGGSDVRTNTTRAVPLAAAGEYELTGHKWFCSAPMCDGFLVLAQAPGGLTCFLVPRVLDDGTRNAFAIQRLKDKLGNRSNASGEVEFGGTWARRVGKEGRGIRTIIGMVAATRLDCVLGSAALMRQALTQAVHHASYRSAFGGPLVDKPLMRNVLADLALESEAATVLGMRLAAAYDADGEADRALLRLAVPAAKYWVAKRCTPMVAEALECLGGNGYVEESGMPRLLREAPLNSIWEGSGNVQALDVLRALQREPEALDAYLQEVGRARGADHRLDGAIKAMLTELADLETVEVRARRLVERMALVLQGALLVRWAPPQVADAFCASRLGGDWGAAFGTLPYGLDLAAVVERARVEA
- a CDS encoding MgtC/SapB family protein, which encodes MNAIHFTLGLGTGMLSGALIGIERQWRQRMAGLRTNTLVATGAALFVLLSGSFDDSSPSRVAAQVVSGIGFLGAGVIMRDGLNVTGINTAATLWCSAAVGCLAGAGKPWEALAGAVAIVAVNTALRSATRTIDRRPGSGDEVPVPYCVEAVVSAEHEAHVRTLLIQSLTGPESRLHAVQSAEADAVEGEAGLVRIRAEITAEGTDSTAVESAVARISMEPSVASAAWRQTAPA